CTTGAGCAATGAAAAGCGAGTCGTAATCTTGAGAATTGTGGTTATCGGGCAGACGTACTTGCAGAATGCGCGGTTATCCTTAAGCCAGAAAGCCATTATAATGCCAGTGGAGTAGTAAATAGCATTGCCAGCAAGAAGCCAGTATAGTTCAGTGATGCTTTTACTTTCAACACGGTATCCTAATCCAAACCAGAGCAAAAGCACAAAACTGAGGCTTAAAATGAAATGTGTATAACGCAACCATCCCCATTTCTCCGGGATACGCCCGCTGCTGCGTTTATACGGAAGGAAGTCCAGTACCATTGCAGTCCAGCATGCCCAACTGCACCAAGCCCGATTAAACAAAATCGGACCTAAAATTTTCGCTATCAAGTAATGGATGACAGAACCAGAGAAAAATCCAGCCAGCAGGTAAAAAAAGAAGCCTTCAATCTGCAAATTCTCAAAGTTCAGGAAACCCAGAAAGAAAAGCAAGTACCCACCAATGAGAAACATAGCCAACCTGCGACCCAATGGCTTTTTCTTCCTTGGAAGCGCAGAGTAAACACCAATACCAATACCGATCGCAGCCCCGATGTATAGAAAATTGAATAGATAGAAAATATCTCCCGTGGATCGCCACAGGACTATAGCAACAATCCAGAACGGAATCAGGATTGCCAGCGATGAAACCAACTCTTTGAAGTCGAATTTGTCCTCGTCTTTCATCTTTCGCGACATCTATTTAAAATTGTTATTACAATAACGACTATTAGATACCCATTTCCCCTAACATTGTATATTCCGGTTTGTCCCAACCGCAGCAGAGCTGCGGGGTATAACTATTGAGATCAACCATCCTTAATGTTGTTCTAGGGTGGCCTTTTTGGCTTGGGTTTTATAGTTGCATAAAGCATCAGTTGAAGGAGGCTTACTACTGTTATGACTGTTTTTGTTGAGTCGTTCATTTAATAATTTGACGCTTTCTTTAAGTTCTGCAGTTCTGGCGGTCAGTTGATTTATTAAATTGATAACTGCCTCGGGCCCTGCTTCATAAATTGTAAGAATTTCTTCACGTTCCATATCAATCCCCTCAGATTAATGGAAAAATTTTGTTGCTTTTTAGAATATTAATTTGAGATGATGTCAGAGTATTTTGATTTTTCGATTTAGGTGCTTTTCTTAAAAGTAAACCGTTTATAGGGTGGCTGAATAGTTACGAAAATCTTATAAATGAATTAAGATATTTGTTGATTGAATAAGTAAAGAAGGGGATTTATGAAGAAATTATTGATATTCTGTTTTTTAATTGTAGGAATTATTTTTCTTTCAGGTTGTATTGATGAAGAAAAAGCCAATTCTGAACCCTCAAAGAATTCACAATCATCAGGAATACTCATTAAAACAACTCATCCCTACGATAACAACTCATATGCAGAGCTCCTTCGCTTAGTAGAACGTATGTTTACTTATCCTGGAACTCCTATGGAAAAACCCTTTACTTTTCTTCCGGGTGAACTACCTAGTGATTTACCAATAATTATTCCTATTCCTGAGGACGCTACGATTATAGGCAGTACAGTGCGCTTTGAAGATGATTATCAACAAGTTCAGATATTTCTTGATGTGCCTAGAGAGCCAAACAAAATTTTGGAATTTTACCGCAATAATTTGAATAAAACTGGATGGAATGAATTAGAAAGTTCTTACCAAGATGAGGGGGGTTTTGTACATTTTCCTTCCATGTCTGAAAGTTCTACTTTCTGCCAAAATGAAAGTGCAGGACCTTCTCTTACAATAACTCCATTTACACCAAATGGAGAAAAGCCAACTGATGTAAGATTAAACTTGGATACCAATCCACGAAATCCAGTATGCAGGATGAAAACCATTGAACCTCATGGAATTAGTGGTGCTGAAGAAATAATGCCAATATTAAAACCTCCAAAAGGTGCCCTACAGAAGGGTGGAGGTGGAGGAGGCAGCGATGATTATTGGAATTCAGAAACCACATTGGAAACTGAACTGAATATAAAGGATTTAGAATCCCATTACCAAAATCAACTTTTGGAAGCACGCTGGGAGCTAAAAGAAAAAACAAGTCAAAGTTCAATTGGATTGAGTACTTGGTCTTTTACTGATGAGTTTGGTGATCAATGGTCAGGCATTCTTTTAATTAACAATCTGGTACAAGATAATTTGTATTTTGCATATTTCTCAATATTCCTAGTTTAAAAAATTTTTGGCAGTGTCCTGATTTAGAATACTTAATGAAAAATAAAAAAATTGCTCCCAATTCCATTGATGATCAGCTAAACCTTTCCAACACTGCAGGAGTCTTGGTTTTAGTGTCAATAGCGGTCTAATTTTCCCCATTTTCAGCGGGATAAAAATCCCCATCTGACAATCTTGGGTAAAAACCCCAAGGTTGTGGACTATGATAGAAATGGAGGATTGGTTTATGATACGAGAACTACATGCACAGGGTCTGAGCATCACTGCAATATCCGATAAAACCGGATATGACAGGAAAACAGTACGAAAATATTTAAATTTAATAACAATACCAGAACCTGACCTGGGATCTGAAAAAATCCCTGCAATCATGCGGGGAACACAGGATGTTAAGGTGCTGGTCAAATATCGTATTACGAGGCGTTAGTGCCATCTGCATATTTGTGCTACGCATCTGGTTTATTATAAAGGGGCCCGGACTTGTATCTAAAAATGCTTTCAGGAGCGGATACAAGCTTGAATTAATAGGCAATTCACGGCTCCTCATTTCATACGTTTTCGATACGATTAGACCGCCTTCTTAAAGAGTATCCCAATGAAAACACATTGAATTGTCAAAACCGACTATTAATAGAATAATTTAAATACCAATATTTGGATATTGCGCTAATTGAAAGAATGATGAAATGGAAAAAGCAAAAGGCATTGTTATTGGTAATCCTGTCTGCAATACTGCTCTTTGCAAATATGGGGTACACAGGTGCAACGCCGCCTGAAGTGGAATGGAACAGGACCTTTGGAGGAGCTGGCATAGAGCATGCTGAGTTTGTCGAGCAGACCTCTGATAACGGTTATCTCCTTGTTGGAAGTACACGTGTGTGCAGAGAATGTCCTGAGGATGTCTGGCTTGTGAAAACCGATCCAAAAGGAGAGGAACAATGGAACAAGACATTTCGAAAAATGGGAAGTGATCATCTTTATCTTTTCCAGCAAACCTTTGATAATGGTTATATCTTTGCAGGAACTGCGAGTTTATGTAATGAATGCCCTGATGATGTTTGGCTTATGAAAACAGATGTAAAGGGTGATGAGTTATGGAACAAGACCTTTAAAGGAACTGACAATGACAGGCTAAAATACATCCAGCAGACGCCTGATGGTGGCTGGATCATCATAAGGATGACCGGGTCGTGGGATAACTATTCTATCGTGATGGGAAAAATCGATGTGACTGGAACCATGGAATGGGAAAAGCCTTTTGGAAAGGGAAATATATACACAATCCACCATACCTCAGACGGTGGCTTCATCATTGGATCAAGTACAAGTTCGGCACCGGAAGGGTCAAATTTTAGGCTTGTGAAAACCGATTCAACGGGAGATGAGCAGTGGAACAAAACCTTTAAAGGAACGATACGTTATGTGGCAAACACTATCCAGCAGACCTTCGATGGTGGTTATATTATTGGAGGAAATACGGATTCATGGGGAGTTTGCCATTCTGATTTCTGGCTGATGAAAACCCATGCAAAGGGAAATGAGCAATGGATCTGGACCTCTGGAGGATCTAACCATGATTGGATAAAATCCGTCC
This portion of the Methanosarcinales archaeon genome encodes:
- a CDS encoding 4Fe-4S binding protein; translation: MKDEDKFDFKELVSSLAILIPFWIVAIVLWRSTGDIFYLFNFLYIGAAIGIGIGVYSALPRKKKPLGRRLAMFLIGGYLLFFLGFLNFENLQIEGFFFYLLAGFFSGSVIHYLIAKILGPILFNRAWCSWACWTAMVLDFLPYKRSSGRIPEKWGWLRYTHFILSLSFVLLLWFGLGYRVESKSITELYWLLAGNAIYYSTGIIMAFWLKDNRAFCKYVCPITTILKITTRFSLLKIQGDSEKCNECGACMKTCPMDIQIPDYIKMDSRVLSTECILCQTCVNTCHTGALKVSFGLDIGGKDLLYERKQ